A stretch of DNA from Daphnia magna isolate NIES unplaced genomic scaffold, ASM2063170v1.1 Dm_contigs181, whole genome shotgun sequence:
GGAGGAAGATACTCTTATCAAGGTTTTtcgttttatatttttattcaaaccATTTCACtaaagatttttattttatagatTCGCTGGCTCCAAACGCATCCCGCAATCCCGCAAAACAGAGGAACGATAACACAGTATATGTCGGACACGTTTGCTGCACGTCAGGCTATGATCGAAAGCGAATTGACAACTTTTACTCTTATTGTGGAGAAATTCCCCCGTTTTGTTGACTTCAACAACGGAGCTCTGGTAaagtttttttatcttcttaaTCATTTGATGTATTCttatatgttttttttgttaccaTCAGATATTCACCGATTTTGCAACCACTTATCCAATGGTACAAAGCTTCGAAGAAAACTTCGTCGTGAAACtaggaaacaaaattgaacgttTAGCAAGACGTGACAAAGTTGAGCTCCCAGTTGAAACTTCAGATCGTAAGTTTTGAATTTTCATATACAGAAAATGTCATCCGTATTTATGCAAGTTCTTTTTTAGGTTGCCTCAATTTGCTGATGATGGCCTTCCTTCTTTTCCccgcaataaaaaaaataaagcgaGAATCCCTTACAAACCTGATGGGcagatttctttattttgaaaagGTAAATTACTTAATCATTATTTCTGTGAATACTGAAGCTAATTatttgttttgccttttagAACAATTTTGACGTGGAAGAATTTGCTAAGTTCCGTGAGGAACGCTTATCGCAGCCATTTTTGCTATGTCTGTTGTCCAGGTCCGATGACGTTCCgttgtcatttttttaaatgattgaTTTCACTTACATCCCTTGCGGACACGATTGTGCGTCTGCATTTAAAGCATTGTTTGCTTCATATTTCGTGTTCAAATCCAAATATCCTCAATTCCTTGGTCcctttttcaagttttttgaAGAGGCTGTTTTTTCCATTCACCCGTCCATTACCCTAACTGTAGCCTCTTTTATTGCTTCCCTTGACTCTGCCCCgaatgaatttgtttttgaaactagctgttaaatgtcttttttttgttatgcAGCATGTTTTCATTGAAGTTTTTCCCCTTACTAACAAACCCTTTCTTTACCTCTCTCCTGATTCCTGTGTGACAATGGAAGCATGCTgcagatatttttttttcattgtattACTATTGAGTTTATTGGGCAAACTTAGAAATAAAATGCATTGGTCTTCTTAAttctcatttgttttttactgCTGTTTATATAGTGTAATTTGGGGTATATATTTGGGCGTTCCCGTTTCCTTCGAGTACCCTACTCTATCTCCATTTTACTCGAACGGTTCGAGTATGGGTAATTGAACCACAACCACTCGAGCTTCGAGCTATTGTCACTCGAATTCGAGTGGTGACGCATTTCGCATCGATTTTCGGTGCACTTCGAGTACCTTTAAAGCATGAGAGTGTACGTACAATGCCAAATCTCTAATTTTCTAAACCACTGTTCATTACAATGCAGTTAATTCAAATTTCCTGCCCACATATCAAACACGTGCCATTGAAAATCTTAGACGAAACGAGTGGATTTCAAACCAAAATAAGatatttttggtcaaatttggCATTCCTCACACATTTGGCTGATGTCACCTACTCGCCGGTTTTCCCTTTGCTAATGGCTAGCGTTGTTCACTTATTGTCGATCCTTCAACT
This window harbors:
- the LOC116934671 gene encoding uncharacterized protein LOC116934671, with the protein product MYPSSDIKDATAKALVEFFPCLALIRPGVSSHCHFYNNKTGGFFDNRLKTMRKSMSPSKRKRKPSKSQKNTRAVNSNQQRNLLVEEDTLIKIRWLQTHPAIPQNRGTITQYMSDTFAARQAMIESELTTFTLIVEKFPRFVDFNNGALIFTDFATTYPMVQSFEENFVVKLGNKIERLARRDKVELPVETSDRCLNLLMMAFLLFPAIKKIKRESLTNLMGRFLYFEKNNFDVEEFAKFREERLSQPFLLCLLSRSDDVPLSFF